Proteins found in one Ovis aries strain OAR_USU_Benz2616 breed Rambouillet chromosome 19, ARS-UI_Ramb_v3.0, whole genome shotgun sequence genomic segment:
- the GRM2 gene encoding metabotropic glutamate receptor 2, translating to MGSLLGLLALLLLWGAVAEGPAKKVLTLEGDLVLGGLFPVHQKGGPAEECGPVNEHRGIQRLEAMLFALDRINRDPSLLPGVRLGAHILDSCSKDTHALEQALDFVRASLSRGADGSRHICPDGSYATHGDAPPAITGVIGGSYSDVSIQVANLLRLFQIPQISYASTSAKLSDKSRYDYFARTVPPDFFQAKAMAEILRFFNWTYVSTVASEGDYGETGIEAFELEARARNICVATSEKVGRAMSRAAFEGVVRALLQKPSARVAVLFTRSEDARELLAASQRLNASFTWVASDGWGALESVVAGSEGAAEGAITIELASYPISDFASYFQSLDPWNNSRNPWFREFWEQRFHCSFRQQDCAAHSLRAVPFEQESKIMFVVNAVYAMAHALHNMHRALCPNTTRLCDAMRPVNGRRLYKDFVLNVKFDAPFRPADTHSEVRFDHFGDGIGRYNIFTYLRAGGGRYRYQKVGYWAEGLTLDTSLIPWASPSAGPLPASRCSEPCLQNEVKSVQPGEGCCWLCIPCQPYEYRLDEFTCADCGLGYWPNASLTGCFELPQEYIRWGDAWAVGPVTIACLGALATLFVLGVFVRHNATPVVKASGRELCYILLGGVFLCYCMTFIFIAKPSTAVCTLRRLGLGTAFSVCYSALLTKTNRIARIFGGAREGAQRPRFISPASQVAICLALISGQLLIVATWLVVEAPGTGKETAPERREVVTLRCNHRDASMLGSLAYNVLLIALCTLYAFKTRKCPENFNEAKFIGFTMYTTCIIWLAFLPIFYVTSSDYRVQTTTMCVSVSLSGSVVLGCLFAPKLHIILFQPQKNVVSHRTPTSRFGSAAARASSSLGQGSGSQFVPTVCNGREVVDSTTSSL from the exons ATGGGATCACTGCTTGGGCTCCTGGCTCTGCTACTGCTGTGGGGCGCTGTGGCTGAAGGCCCAGCCAAGAAGGTGCTGACCCTGGAGGGGGACCTGGTTCTGGGTGGGCTGTTTCCGGTACATCAGAAGGGTGGCCCAGCAGAGGAGTGTGGCCCTGTCAATGAACATCGCGGCATCCAGCGTCTGGAGGCCATGCTTTTTGCGCTGGATCGTATCAACCGTGACCCGAGTCTGCTCCCAGGAGTGCGCCTGGGTGCGCACATACTCGACAGTTGCTCCAAGGACACGCATGCTCTGGAGCAGGCACTTGACTTTGTGCGGGCCTCACTCAGCCGCGGTGCCGACGGCTCACGCCACATTTGCCCTGACGGCTCCTATGCCACCCATGGTGATGCCCCCCCTGCCATCACTGGTGTCATTGGCGGCTCCTACAGCGATGTCTCCATCCAG GTGGCCAACCTCCTGCGGCTATTTCAGATCCCTCAGATCAGCTATGCCTCCACCAGTGCCAAGCTGAGTGATAAGTCCCGCTATGACTACTTTGCCCGCACGGTGCCCCCCGACTTCTTCCAAGCCAAAGCCATGGCTGAGATTCTCCGCTTCTTCAACTGGACCTACGTATCCACCGTGGCATCCGAGGGTGACTATGGCGAGACAGGCATCGAAGCCTTTGAGCTAGAGGCCCGCGCCCGCAACATCTGCGTCGCCACCTCGGAGAAGGTGGGCCGCGCCATGAGCCGCGCGGCCTTCGAGGGCGTGGTGCGAGCCCTGCTGCAGAAGCCCAGTGCCCGTGTGGCTGTCCTGTTCACCCGCTCCGAGGACGCCCGCGAGCTCCTTGCTGCCAGCCAGCGCCTCAATGCCAGCTTCACCTGGGTTGCCAGCGATGGCTGGGGGGCCCTGGAGAGCGTGGTGGCAGGCAGTGAGGGTGCTGCTGAAGGCGCCATCACCATAGAGCTGGCTTCCTACCCCATCAGTGACTTTGCCTCCTACTTCCAGAGCCTGGACCCATGGAACAACAGCCGGAACCCCTGGTTCCGTGAATTTTGGGAGCAGAGGTTCCACTGCAGCTTCCGGCAGCAAGACTGTGCGGCTCACTCCCTGCGGGCCGTGCCCTTTGAGCAAGAGTCCAAGATCATGTTTGTGGTCAATGCTGTGTACGCCATGGCCCACGCCCTGCACAACATGCATCGTGCCCTCTGCCCCAACACCACCCGCCTCTGTGATGCAATGCGGCCCGTCAACGGGCGCCGCCTCTACAAAGACTTCGTGCTCAACGTCAAGTTTGATG ccccctTCCGCCCAGCTGACACCCACAGCGAGGTCCGCTTCGACCACTTTGGGGACGGTATTGGTCGCTACAACATCTTCACCTACCTGCGGGCAGGCGGTGGGCGCTATCGCTACCAGAAGGTGGGCTATTGGGCAGAAGGCCTGACGCTGGACACCAGCCTCATCCCCTGGGCCTCACCCTCAGCCGGCCCCTTGCCCGCTTCCCGCTGCAGTGAGCCCTGCCTCCAGAACGAGGTGAAAAGCGTGCAGCCGGGGGAGGGCTGCTGCTGGCTCTGCATTCCCTGCCAGCCCTATGAGTACCGGCTGGACGAGTTCACCTGCGCCGACTGTGGCCTGGGCTACTGGCCCAACGCCAGCCTCACCGGCTGCTTCGAGCTGCCCCAGGAATACATCCGCTGGGGCGACGCCTGGGCCGTGGGACCTGTCACCATCGCCTGCCTAGGCGCCCTGGCCACCCTTTTTGTGCTGGGTGTCTTCGTGAGGCACAACGCCACCCCCGTGGTCAAGGCCTCGGGCCGAGAGCTCTGCTATATCCTGCTGGGCGGCGTCTTCCTCTGCTACTGCATGACCTTCATCTTCATCGCCAAGCCATCCACAGCGGTGTGCACCTTACGGCGCCTCGGTCTGGGCACTGCCTTCTCCGTCTGCTACTCAGCTCTGCTCACCAAGACCAACCGCATCGCGCGCATCTTCGGCGGGGCCCGGGAGGGAGCCCAGCGGCCGCGCTTCATCAGCCCTGCCTCGCAGGTGGCCATCTGCCTGGCCCTTATCTCGGGCCAGCTGCTCATCGTGGCCACCTGGCTGGTGGTGGAGGCCCCGGGCACAGGCAAGGAGACAGCCCCTGAGCGGCGGGAGGTAGTGACACTGCGCTGTAACCACCGCGATGCAAGCATGCTGGGCTCGCTGGCCTACAACGTGCTCCTCATTGCGCTCTGCACGCTCTACGCCTTTAAGACCCGCAAGTGCCCCGAGAACTTCAACGAGGCCAAGTTCATCGGCTTTACCATGTACACCACCTGCATTATCTGGCTGGCCTTCCTGCCCATCTTCTATGTCACCTCCAGTGACTACCGG GTGCAGACCACCACCATGTGCGTGTCGGTCAGCCTCAGTGGCTCTGTGGTGCTCGGCTGTCTGTTTGCACCCAAGCTGCACATCATCCTGTTTCAGCCGCAAAAGAACGTGGTCAGCCACCGCACGCCCACCAGCCGCTTCGGCAGCGCTGCTGCCAGAGCCAGCTCCAGCCTCGGCCAAG GGTCTGGCTCCCAGTTTGTCCCCACTGTTTGCAACGGCCGTGAGGTGGTGGACTCAACAACATCATCGCTTTGA